The Desertibacillus haloalkaliphilus genome includes a window with the following:
- a CDS encoding YlaN family protein — MSTETMTGHSEKAYALLKADADKILKLIEVQMDNLTMPQCPLYEEVLDTQMFGLSREIDFATRLKLVSEDAGKHLLAELERKLAELHDASLRK; from the coding sequence TTGTCGACCGAGACAATGACAGGACATAGCGAAAAAGCATATGCCCTTCTTAAAGCCGATGCAGATAAGATCTTAAAGTTGATCGAAGTGCAGATGGACAATTTAACCATGCCACAGTGTCCTCTATATGAAGAAGTACTAGACACACAAATGTTCGGATTATCAAGGGAGATTGACTTTGCGACTCGCTTAAAATTAGTGAGTGAGGACGCTGGGAAACACTTGTTAGCCGAATTGGAGCGTAAACTTGCTGAATTACATGATGCTTCGCTTCGAAAATAA
- the glsA gene encoding glutaminase A — translation MICDNFDDIYEIVSQARKYTKDGKVADYIPALGEADPNNLAVAMFDGNGTCLSAGNVEETFTLQSVSKVLSLALALLDNGAEKVFTRVGMEPTGDPFNSIAKLESLKPSKPLNPMINAGALAVTNMIAGAGTEDKLGRLLEFIHDLTGNTSITYNEKVATSEFETADLNRALCYFMRQHGGIDGGVEELMDLYTKQCAIEMDCEDLSKIGYVLANEGVDPVSQREIIPLHIARIVKTFMVTCGMYNASGEFAIRVGIPAKSGVSGGILGAVPHKLGIGIYGPALDEKGNSIAGMKLLETLSSRFDLSMF, via the coding sequence GTGATTTGCGATAATTTCGATGATATATATGAGATCGTTTCGCAAGCGCGAAAATATACAAAAGATGGAAAAGTGGCGGACTATATACCTGCGTTAGGAGAAGCTGACCCCAACAATTTGGCTGTTGCTATGTTTGATGGAAATGGAACGTGTCTATCCGCAGGTAATGTTGAAGAAACCTTTACATTACAAAGTGTATCAAAGGTTCTTTCGCTAGCCCTTGCTTTACTTGATAATGGCGCTGAAAAGGTGTTTACGAGAGTGGGAATGGAACCAACGGGTGACCCATTTAATTCAATTGCAAAGCTAGAGAGTCTCAAACCATCGAAACCGCTAAATCCGATGATTAATGCGGGAGCTCTAGCGGTAACGAATATGATTGCAGGTGCAGGGACAGAAGACAAATTAGGAAGGTTGCTTGAGTTTATTCACGATTTAACAGGCAACACATCGATTACTTACAATGAAAAAGTCGCAACCTCAGAATTCGAAACAGCGGATTTGAATCGTGCGTTATGTTACTTTATGAGGCAACACGGTGGTATTGATGGCGGAGTAGAAGAGCTAATGGACTTGTATACAAAGCAGTGCGCCATCGAGATGGACTGTGAAGATCTATCGAAAATTGGCTATGTTCTCGCCAACGAAGGTGTGGACCCTGTTTCGCAACGTGAAATTATCCCTCTCCATATTGCGCGAATTGTAAAGACGTTTATGGTGACATGTGGGATGTATAATGCATCTGGTGAATTTGCGATTCGAGTAGGTATACCTGCAAAAAGTGGTGTTTCAGGAGGGATATTAGGTGCTGTTCCTCATAAATTAGGAATTGGTATTTATGGTCCTGCATTAGATGAAAAAGGTAACAGCATTGCCGGGATGAAATTGCTAGAAACGTTATCAAGTCGTTTTGATTTAAGTATGTTTTAA